Proteins encoded together in one Candidatus Eremiobacterota bacterium window:
- a CDS encoding DUF1116 domain-containing protein, translated as MENEERFHQMFADGPAVVTLGLPLFHESLVSQEVKAVQVDWKPPCGGDEKLTSLLGRLQCEKVEKANEEAAKRLIDSHPVLVDICQAKEVIPGLTKEKILHAGPPITWDRMCGPMQGAVTGALIYEGLAENKEAAKRLARSGSISFDPCHHHHAVGPMAGILSASMYVFVVENRTFGNRAYCSLNEGLGKVLRFGAYDWDVIDRLRWMEKVLAPSLKKAVALSGGIDVKNLTSQALMMGDECHNRNVGGTLQFLKHITPFLLKSEVECRKMQEIYEFIAGNVHFFLNLSMAACKATADTILGLNNSTILSCMARNGVEIGIRVAGLGEQWFTAPAGMPKGLYFSGFSEEDANNDLGDSTISEVAGIGAVAMAAAPAIVKFVGGSAGDALKATQKMYEITQAMHRDYTIPSLDFSGTPVGIDVRKVVETGITPIINTGIAHKKAGVGQIGAGILDAPMECFVRALEAMEKVI; from the coding sequence ATGGAGAATGAAGAACGGTTTCATCAGATGTTTGCAGATGGTCCTGCCGTTGTCACGCTGGGACTCCCGCTCTTTCACGAGTCCCTCGTGTCCCAGGAGGTGAAGGCCGTCCAGGTGGACTGGAAGCCTCCATGCGGGGGCGACGAGAAGCTTACTTCCCTCCTTGGCAGGCTGCAGTGCGAAAAAGTGGAGAAGGCCAACGAGGAAGCGGCGAAGAGACTTATTGACTCCCATCCCGTCCTTGTCGATATCTGCCAGGCGAAAGAGGTGATTCCCGGCCTCACCAAGGAGAAGATTCTCCATGCGGGCCCCCCCATCACCTGGGACAGGATGTGCGGCCCCATGCAGGGCGCCGTCACAGGAGCCCTCATATACGAGGGACTGGCGGAGAACAAGGAGGCAGCAAAAAGGCTGGCCCGCTCGGGGAGCATCAGTTTTGACCCCTGCCATCATCATCATGCCGTCGGCCCTATGGCGGGCATCCTCTCTGCCTCCATGTATGTCTTTGTCGTGGAGAACAGGACTTTCGGGAACAGGGCTTACTGCTCCCTCAACGAAGGTCTTGGAAAGGTGCTGCGTTTCGGCGCCTACGACTGGGACGTGATTGACAGGCTCCGCTGGATGGAGAAAGTGCTGGCCCCCTCGCTCAAGAAGGCTGTGGCCCTCTCGGGAGGCATCGACGTGAAAAACCTCACCTCCCAGGCCCTTATGATGGGTGACGAGTGCCACAACAGGAATGTGGGGGGAACCCTGCAGTTTCTCAAGCATATTACCCCCTTTCTTCTCAAGAGTGAGGTGGAGTGCAGGAAAATGCAGGAGATCTATGAGTTCATCGCAGGCAATGTGCATTTCTTCCTGAACCTCTCCATGGCTGCCTGTAAAGCGACGGCTGACACGATCCTGGGCTTGAACAACAGCACCATCCTCTCGTGCATGGCACGCAACGGTGTGGAAATAGGCATCAGGGTGGCAGGACTCGGCGAACAGTGGTTCACCGCTCCGGCAGGCATGCCGAAAGGCCTCTATTTTTCAGGTTTTTCCGAGGAAGACGCAAACAATGACCTTGGAGACAGCACCATATCAGAGGTGGCAGGAATTGGTGCAGTTGCGATGGCGGCTGCTCCTGCAATCGTGAAGTTCGTAGGGGGGTCGGCAGGCGACGCGTTGAAAGCGACACAGAAAATGTACGAGATTACCCAGGCAATGCACAGGGATTATACCATCCCGTCACTTGATTTTAGCGGGACCCCCGTGGGCATTGATGTGAGGAAAGTGGTGGAGACCGGGATTACTCCCATCATCAACACGGGAATTGCCCATAAAAAAGCGGGCGTGGGGCAGATAGGCGCAGGGATACTCGACGCCCCGATGGAATGTTTTGTAAGGGCTCTCGAGGCAATGGAAAAAGTGATTTGA
- the fdrA gene encoding acyl-CoA synthetase FdrA: MVLNFVLKNRFYDSVLLMQIASQAKEQSGVEKVSVLMGTASNKALMKETSILAEGGEQAGPNDLVIAVVADQEEACSGAFEKVLELLEKREVKKSDTSYAPRTIARALDEIGGANIALISLPGPFVRHEAQKALQAGLNLMIFSDNVPLADEIALKQMAHDRGLLVMGPDCGTAIIKGKALGFANVVRPGPVGIVGASGTGIQEITVLLEQQGIGISHAIGTGSKDLSQEVDAITMLDGMSVLQHDRGTSVIVLVSKPPDRKVAAKVVKAAKKLGKPVVICFIRGEGEKVSGNRIESASTLEETVGKTAAIVTGKPLNQSPFQEDFEKIQKKSEGAAKALPEERVFIRGLYSGGTLCEEALVILHELLGEVYSNTNVYPPQKLEDARKSQAHTLVDLGDDEFTRGTPHPMIDYTLRKERLMEEAAREDVAVILMDVVLGYGSHADPAGELLPLILKVKEREGAPVFVISLCGTEGDPQNLRRQKSIFEEAGVFVLPSNAQAARFAALVASRGRASEKLLQAT, translated from the coding sequence ATGGTACTGAATTTCGTGCTGAAAAACCGCTTCTATGACTCGGTGCTCCTCATGCAGATTGCCTCGCAGGCAAAAGAGCAGAGCGGCGTGGAAAAGGTCTCGGTCCTCATGGGAACTGCGAGCAATAAAGCCCTCATGAAGGAGACCTCGATTCTTGCAGAGGGAGGTGAGCAGGCCGGCCCCAATGACCTTGTCATTGCCGTCGTGGCCGATCAGGAGGAGGCCTGTTCCGGCGCCTTCGAGAAAGTACTGGAGCTCCTTGAGAAAAGAGAGGTAAAGAAGTCCGATACGAGCTATGCCCCCCGGACCATTGCAAGGGCGCTTGATGAGATTGGAGGAGCCAATATCGCGCTCATATCGCTGCCGGGCCCCTTCGTGCGCCATGAGGCACAGAAGGCTCTTCAGGCTGGCCTTAACCTGATGATCTTCAGTGACAACGTGCCCCTTGCCGACGAGATAGCCCTGAAACAGATGGCCCATGACCGCGGTCTTCTCGTGATGGGGCCCGATTGCGGCACCGCCATCATCAAGGGGAAGGCCCTGGGATTCGCCAATGTCGTAAGGCCCGGCCCCGTGGGGATCGTAGGAGCCTCAGGCACAGGCATCCAGGAGATTACCGTCCTTCTGGAGCAGCAGGGGATTGGCATTTCCCATGCGATAGGAACAGGGAGCAAGGATCTCTCCCAGGAGGTTGACGCCATCACCATGCTTGACGGCATGTCCGTTCTTCAGCATGACCGCGGGACCAGCGTGATCGTTCTCGTGTCAAAGCCTCCCGACAGGAAGGTGGCGGCGAAAGTGGTGAAGGCGGCGAAAAAGCTCGGGAAACCCGTCGTGATTTGCTTTATCCGCGGTGAAGGAGAGAAAGTGTCGGGCAACAGGATAGAGAGCGCTTCAACCCTGGAGGAGACCGTTGGCAAGACCGCAGCCATTGTGACAGGGAAGCCCTTGAACCAGTCACCCTTCCAGGAGGATTTTGAGAAGATTCAGAAGAAGAGCGAGGGCGCCGCGAAGGCGCTCCCCGAGGAGCGGGTCTTTATCCGCGGCCTTTACTCGGGGGGAACCCTCTGCGAGGAGGCCCTGGTGATACTCCATGAGCTCCTTGGAGAGGTCTATTCGAATACGAACGTCTATCCGCCTCAGAAGCTTGAGGATGCGAGGAAGAGCCAGGCCCACACCCTGGTGGATCTTGGCGACGATGAGTTTACGAGGGGCACTCCCCATCCCATGATAGATTATACCCTCAGGAAAGAGCGCCTTATGGAAGAGGCAGCCCGTGAGGACGTGGCAGTCATTCTCATGGACGTGGTGCTGGGATACGGCTCCCATGCCGATCCCGCAGGGGAGCTGCTCCCGCTCATTCTCAAGGTGAAAGAGAGAGAGGGAGCGCCTGTCTTTGTGATCTCCCTCTGCGGCACGGAAGGCGACCCCCAGAACCTCAGGAGGCAGAAGAGCATATTCGAGGAGGCAGGCGTCTTCGTGCTCCCCAGCAATGCCCAGGCCGCCCGGTTTGCGGCACTTGTGGCATCAAGGGGAAGGGCTTCCGAGAAGCTTCTTCAGGCGACGTAG
- a CDS encoding DUF2877 domain-containing protein: MPEHRSLKALSCDRPLLALWKKSSWHARVLSVHERALNLIDPGGTMVTLLTSTPYNGPSRILIEGPCSFAGIGIAPGDRFSCDGAELCHHTRKIVIALSPPPAMTVWSGRPDRRRSPLAGKGIKRNAARLARFLLARSGGETGDLVSESICRAGMSAVSSHRDALSPANELISALCDDLSKGIASGDPGQAQRAAQRLLGLGKGLTPTGDDILLGFLGGLSMMKYHGFALSATAVSFLRWFGSFIEGAGELTTLISCQFLRWAAQGRLSEELMDLTGELLESKEPDLEKRASWFLSMGASSGREILLGVALGMSAGGSGSIL, translated from the coding sequence GTGCCTGAACACCGGAGTCTCAAAGCGCTTTCATGCGACAGGCCTCTTCTCGCCTTATGGAAGAAAAGCTCATGGCATGCCCGCGTGCTGAGCGTCCATGAGAGGGCCCTCAACCTCATTGACCCAGGGGGCACCATGGTCACGCTCCTCACTTCGACCCCCTATAACGGCCCTTCAAGGATTCTCATCGAGGGCCCCTGCTCCTTCGCAGGAATCGGTATCGCACCGGGAGACCGCTTTTCATGTGACGGCGCCGAGCTCTGCCACCACACGAGAAAAATAGTGATTGCCCTCTCTCCCCCGCCGGCCATGACAGTCTGGTCAGGCAGGCCGGACAGGCGCCGGTCGCCCCTCGCAGGCAAGGGAATCAAGCGGAACGCAGCACGTCTTGCCAGATTCCTCCTCGCCCGCAGCGGCGGCGAGACAGGCGATCTGGTGTCCGAAAGCATATGCAGGGCAGGGATGTCGGCGGTAAGCTCTCACAGGGATGCCCTTTCACCGGCTAATGAGCTGATAAGCGCTCTCTGCGATGACCTTTCCAAGGGAATTGCCTCAGGGGATCCCGGGCAGGCGCAAAGGGCCGCGCAAAGACTTCTTGGCCTGGGGAAGGGTCTCACGCCTACAGGAGATGATATCCTGCTGGGCTTTCTGGGGGGGCTCTCGATGATGAAATACCACGGTTTTGCGCTCAGCGCCACAGCCGTCAGCTTTCTCCGGTGGTTTGGGAGTTTTATCGAGGGTGCAGGAGAGCTTACGACCCTCATAAGTTGCCAATTTCTCCGGTGGGCGGCTCAGGGAAGGCTCTCTGAGGAGCTCATGGACCTGACCGGGGAGCTTCTTGAGAGCAAAGAGCCCGATCTGGAAAAGCGCGCCTCATGGTTTCTCTCGATGGGAGCCTCTTCGGGAAGGGAAATACTTCTGGGCGTGGCTCTTGGAATGTCTGCCGGTGGTTCCGGCTCTATTCTATAG
- a CDS encoding STAS domain-containing protein, which translates to MEIQKREVLGIAILDLKGEVDIYSSEELKHLLEELSESRESLLLNVSNTDYIDSFGLSLLISFRKKMGKQGKRFGLCCPQSYVRRILNLTKLYDFLSVYESEEKAIEDISRSKAAVAGELEPTISLQSDERS; encoded by the coding sequence ATGGAGATTCAGAAAAGAGAAGTACTGGGTATTGCCATCCTGGATTTGAAGGGCGAAGTTGACATATACAGCAGCGAGGAGCTCAAGCATCTCCTTGAGGAGCTCTCCGAGTCCAGGGAATCCCTTCTGCTGAATGTCTCAAATACCGATTATATTGACAGTTTCGGCCTCTCTCTCCTGATATCGTTCAGGAAGAAAATGGGAAAGCAGGGAAAGCGCTTTGGACTCTGCTGTCCCCAGAGCTACGTGAGAAGGATCCTCAACCTCACCAAGCTCTATGATTTTCTCTCCGTCTATGAAAGTGAAGAAAAAGCCATAGAGGATATCAGCCGTTCCAAGGCAGCGGTTGCCGGTGAGCTTGAACCAACGATCTCTCTTCAGAGTGATGAACGGTCTTGA
- the nadB gene encoding L-aspartate oxidase, translating into MTQSESARHHSDVLIIGSGISGASAALMLAGEGLEVTLVTKEREPGESSTWYAQGGIAGLGNDDSPELLARDIMQAGDHYCYKEAVDAVTAEGPGLLSDFLIRMAGVKFDRDKGGAYDLTREAAHSRRRIYHYRDATGSQIESQLIERLSSHRHINLLCSHQAIDLITFPHHSKNYARIYEDDICCGAYILDLATGQVKTFFASSVILATGGIGQVYLHTTNPHCATGDGVAMAYRAGARIINAEFVQFHPTALLSRDDERFLISEALRGEGARLLTKRGELFMKKFAPDLGDLAPRDVVSRAIHEEMTASGDNYVLLDIAHYKKEGLDIKKRFPTIFRKCREYGIDITKEPIPVVPVAHYFCGGVKTDLHGETTVKNLYAVGETACSGVHGANRLASVSLLEGLVWGIRAARRICEQFSRDSVAFDEVPGWQSPSWEEDMDPVLILQDWHTIKTTMWNYAGIVRTRKRLSRAYSDMNYLHHRIMKFYKESALTRGLIELRNAIIVARLIIEQALQNKESRGCHYLREGGKYE; encoded by the coding sequence ATGACACAATCTGAAAGCGCCCGCCACCATAGCGATGTGCTTATCATAGGAAGCGGGATCTCGGGGGCAAGTGCTGCCCTGATGCTTGCAGGAGAGGGCCTCGAGGTCACCCTTGTCACCAAGGAGAGAGAGCCGGGGGAAAGCTCCACATGGTATGCCCAGGGAGGGATCGCAGGACTCGGGAATGACGACAGCCCCGAGCTGCTTGCCAGGGATATCATGCAGGCCGGAGATCACTACTGCTACAAAGAGGCAGTCGATGCCGTCACCGCCGAAGGGCCCGGCCTTTTGAGTGACTTCCTCATCAGGATGGCCGGGGTGAAATTCGACAGGGACAAGGGAGGCGCCTACGATCTCACCAGGGAGGCCGCCCATTCCCGGAGAAGAATCTATCACTACAGGGACGCAACGGGTTCTCAGATAGAGTCACAGCTTATAGAAAGACTCTCCTCCCATAGGCACATAAACCTGCTCTGCTCCCACCAGGCCATCGATCTCATCACCTTCCCCCACCACTCAAAAAACTATGCAAGGATCTACGAAGACGACATATGCTGCGGCGCCTATATCCTCGATCTCGCGACGGGCCAGGTGAAGACCTTTTTTGCCTCCTCGGTGATCCTCGCCACGGGAGGCATCGGGCAGGTATACCTCCATACGACAAACCCCCACTGTGCCACCGGTGATGGAGTGGCCATGGCGTACCGGGCCGGAGCGAGGATCATCAACGCGGAATTCGTGCAGTTTCATCCCACGGCCCTTCTTTCAAGAGATGACGAGAGGTTCCTGATCTCGGAAGCCCTCCGCGGCGAGGGCGCCCGCCTTCTCACCAAGCGCGGCGAGCTTTTCATGAAGAAATTCGCTCCCGACCTGGGGGACCTGGCGCCTCGCGACGTGGTCTCCAGGGCCATTCACGAGGAGATGACGGCATCAGGTGACAATTATGTCCTTCTGGACATCGCCCATTACAAAAAGGAGGGGCTTGATATCAAAAAGCGCTTCCCCACCATCTTCAGGAAATGCAGGGAATACGGGATTGATATCACGAAAGAGCCCATACCGGTGGTGCCTGTGGCCCACTACTTCTGCGGAGGGGTGAAGACTGACCTCCATGGGGAAACGACCGTCAAGAATCTCTACGCGGTAGGCGAGACCGCGTGCAGCGGAGTGCACGGCGCCAACAGGCTCGCAAGCGTAAGCCTGCTGGAAGGGCTGGTATGGGGAATAAGGGCGGCCCGGAGGATCTGTGAGCAGTTCTCCAGGGATTCCGTTGCCTTTGACGAGGTCCCCGGCTGGCAGTCGCCTTCCTGGGAGGAGGATATGGACCCCGTGCTTATCCTCCAGGACTGGCACACCATCAAGACCACCATGTGGAACTACGCAGGCATCGTGAGAACCCGTAAAAGGCTCTCAAGAGCTTATTCGGACATGAACTACCTTCACCACCGGATCATGAAATTCTACAAGGAGTCGGCCCTTACCAGGGGCCTCATAGAGCTGAGAAACGCCATAATAGTGGCAAGGCTCATCATAGAGCAGGCTCTTCAGAACAAGGAAAGCAGGGGATGCCATTACCTCAGGGAGGGCGGGAAATATGAGTGA
- a CDS encoding archease: MSDIPLPAVYRTFEHTADTGLIICGKTLKELFAHGGFALFDFMADLSLVRKRIRREISLSCFDREELFVRWLSELLYLHEAEHLLLCRFSVLSVRGGKLIALAEGESYKGERHRIHTLVKAVTYHGMEIAKRNGLWEARVILDL; this comes from the coding sequence ATGAGTGACATTCCTCTGCCGGCGGTATACCGCACTTTTGAGCATACGGCAGATACAGGCCTCATAATCTGCGGAAAAACCCTTAAAGAGCTTTTTGCCCATGGGGGATTTGCCCTTTTCGACTTCATGGCAGACCTCTCGCTGGTGAGAAAGCGCATCAGGAGGGAAATCTCACTCTCCTGCTTTGACAGGGAAGAGCTCTTCGTGAGGTGGCTCTCAGAACTCCTCTACCTTCATGAGGCGGAGCACCTTTTGCTCTGCCGCTTTTCCGTCCTCTCGGTGAGAGGGGGAAAGCTCATTGCCCTGGCTGAAGGCGAGAGCTACAAGGGGGAGCGCCACAGGATTCACACCCTCGTGAAGGCAGTGACCTACCATGGGATGGAGATTGCAAAAAGGAATGGCCTCTGGGAGGCCCGTGTAATTCTTGATCTTTGA
- a CDS encoding RtcB family protein codes for MSAQNFEKIDEFRFRIARSGAMQTDGLIYTDEKMLEDLRQDQCLQQVINVACLPGIVGNSMAMPDIHWGYGFPIGGVAAFDMEKGVVSPGGVGYDINCGVRLMTTSLDRADIKSSLDKLVNALYQNIPSGVGSHRKDLKLSRKEFDGVLRKGARWVIESGQGESSDKDFIEENGSIPGADPDIVSKKAYERGKDQLGTLGSGNHFVEVGVVQEVFDERAANVMGLFKNQVTVFIHTGSRGLGHQVCDDYLVKMLDASRKYGIMLPDRQLCCAPITSKEGQEYLAAMAAAANFGFANRQLITHWVRETFQHVFHRSPRDLAMKLLYDVAHNVAKIESHRVGSVIKKLCVHRKGATRAFPPHHREIPALYAEIGQPVLVPGDMGRCSYVLLGTEKAMEESFGSSCHGAGRVLSRSQAKKVARGRSIVDELREKGISVKAASMETLVEEMPDAYKDVSQVVEIMAGSGLCRKVVKLRPLAVIKG; via the coding sequence ATGAGCGCACAAAACTTTGAAAAAATTGACGAGTTCAGGTTCCGTATCGCCCGCTCGGGGGCAATGCAGACCGACGGCCTGATCTATACCGATGAGAAGATGCTGGAGGACCTCCGCCAAGACCAGTGCCTCCAGCAGGTCATCAACGTGGCGTGCCTGCCCGGTATCGTGGGAAACTCCATGGCCATGCCTGATATTCACTGGGGCTACGGGTTCCCCATTGGCGGCGTGGCGGCCTTTGACATGGAAAAGGGCGTGGTCTCCCCCGGAGGTGTGGGCTACGATATCAACTGCGGGGTGAGGCTCATGACGACCTCACTTGATCGCGCCGATATCAAGAGCTCTCTTGACAAGCTTGTCAATGCACTCTACCAGAACATCCCCTCGGGCGTAGGCTCGCATCGCAAGGATCTGAAGCTCTCCAGGAAAGAGTTTGACGGGGTCCTGAGGAAGGGAGCCCGGTGGGTCATCGAGAGCGGCCAGGGTGAGAGCTCCGATAAGGATTTTATTGAAGAAAATGGCTCCATCCCTGGTGCCGATCCCGATATTGTCTCAAAAAAAGCCTACGAGAGAGGGAAAGACCAGCTCGGGACCCTCGGCTCGGGAAATCATTTCGTGGAAGTGGGCGTCGTGCAGGAAGTCTTTGACGAGAGGGCTGCCAACGTCATGGGCCTCTTCAAGAACCAGGTCACCGTGTTCATTCACACGGGCTCGCGGGGGCTGGGCCACCAGGTCTGCGATGACTACCTGGTGAAAATGCTTGACGCCTCAAGAAAATACGGGATCATGCTCCCCGACAGGCAGCTCTGCTGCGCGCCCATCACCTCGAAAGAGGGGCAGGAATACCTTGCCGCCATGGCCGCCGCGGCCAATTTCGGCTTTGCAAACAGGCAGCTTATCACCCACTGGGTAAGGGAGACATTCCAGCATGTGTTCCACCGGTCGCCCCGCGACCTCGCAATGAAGCTTCTCTACGATGTGGCCCACAACGTGGCAAAAATCGAATCTCACCGGGTCGGCAGCGTGATAAAGAAGCTATGCGTGCACCGCAAGGGCGCTACAAGGGCTTTCCCGCCTCACCACCGCGAAATTCCCGCCCTTTACGCCGAGATAGGGCAGCCGGTGCTTGTTCCCGGCGACATGGGCAGGTGCTCCTACGTGCTCCTGGGAACGGAAAAAGCCATGGAGGAATCATTCGGGAGCTCCTGCCATGGAGCAGGAAGGGTGTTGAGCAGGAGCCAGGCGAAAAAGGTGGCCAGGGGGCGATCAATCGTCGATGAGCTCAGGGAGAAAGGGATTTCCGTCAAGGCGGCAAGCATGGAGACCCTCGTGGAAGAGATGCCCGACGCTTACAAGGATGTATCGCAGGTCGTGGAGATAATGGCGGGGTCGGGGCTCTGCCGGAAAGTGGTAAAGCTCAGGCCTCTGGCGGTGATCAAGGGCTAG
- a CDS encoding lytic transglycosylase domain-containing protein: protein MGGNMIEGPGYLQQSGYYGGVASQQRLQERQSILADNALCPIAQPSMDEISGLQGYYNGCLGSINQLRYGNALPDLQSMMMQNPQMMMFMMMYQQIQMQNMMLMMMLMMRQNGMSPDMISRMLNGGGNNCGNSGNYGNYGNQGSPYASGSSYSGGVCNNPDKQKTSEILENTANKYGIPPDILKGIAWQESRWNNSCVGDGGKSFGMMQIYTSAHPDYKVQEGKNDVAYNIEYAAKFLRNLYDQTGSWEKAVERYNGSGPMARKYASSVMGHVQNKPWLA, encoded by the coding sequence ATGGGAGGAAACATGATAGAGGGCCCGGGATATTTGCAGCAGTCCGGCTATTACGGGGGGGTTGCCTCTCAGCAGCGCCTCCAGGAGCGGCAGAGCATCCTTGCGGACAATGCCCTTTGTCCTATCGCCCAGCCCTCAATGGATGAGATCTCGGGGCTCCAGGGATATTATAACGGCTGCCTGGGCTCGATAAACCAGCTCCGCTACGGCAACGCGCTCCCCGACCTTCAGTCGATGATGATGCAGAACCCCCAGATGATGATGTTTATGATGATGTACCAGCAGATCCAGATGCAGAACATGATGCTCATGATGATGCTCATGATGCGCCAGAACGGCATGTCTCCCGATATGATCTCCCGGATGCTCAACGGAGGGGGAAACAACTGCGGGAACAGTGGGAACTACGGGAATTATGGGAACCAGGGTAGTCCCTATGCGAGCGGCTCCTCCTATTCAGGGGGTGTCTGCAACAACCCTGACAAGCAGAAGACAAGCGAGATCCTGGAAAATACCGCGAACAAGTACGGCATCCCTCCCGACATTCTCAAGGGGATTGCCTGGCAGGAGAGCCGCTGGAACAACAGCTGCGTCGGCGACGGCGGCAAGAGCTTCGGCATGATGCAGATCTACACGAGCGCCCACCCTGATTACAAAGTCCAGGAGGGCAAAAACGACGTGGCTTACAACATTGAATATGCTGCCAAGTTCCTCAGAAATCTCTATGACCAGACAGGGAGCTGGGAGAAAGCCGTGGAGCGCTATAATGGGAGCGGACCCATGGCGCGGAAATATGCCTCATCGGTGATGGGCCATGTGCAGAACAAGCCCTGGCTTGCCTGA
- a CDS encoding AAA family ATPase, which produces MEHTVNPNPGILRKIKPCNLLSFGPDTRELELMSLNVLIGPNGAGKSNLIEALALMRAAPVSSQTTSNADIPGVLRRGGGVQDWIWKGAKDRHATVELSVNYPGGNSHIRHTFEFSDNSQRFWLHDERIENEGAHQNNNQESFFYRFQNGNPVISTTFKGERKLAPDKVNFQESILAQRRDPELYPEITYLADVYEKFRIYREWVFGRNMVFREAQKADMRNDRLEEDFSNLGLFLSRLRKTPKTKKAILEGLRDLYEGLTDFDVVVEGGSVQVFFTEGDFSIPATRLSDGTLRYLCLLAILCDPKPPPLICIEEPELGLHPDILPKLADLLVEASQRTQLIITTHSDILVDAMSERPEVVVVCEKHDGQTEMRRLEGDKLAKWLEKYRLGQLWTKGQIGGTRW; this is translated from the coding sequence ATGGAACACACAGTCAATCCAAATCCCGGAATACTCCGGAAGATAAAACCCTGCAACCTGCTCTCATTCGGCCCTGACACCCGGGAGCTCGAGCTGATGAGCCTCAATGTGCTGATTGGGCCCAATGGTGCAGGGAAATCAAATCTCATCGAGGCACTTGCGCTTATGAGGGCGGCGCCCGTATCTTCGCAGACGACCTCGAACGCCGACATTCCTGGCGTTCTCCGGCGGGGCGGCGGAGTCCAGGACTGGATATGGAAAGGGGCAAAAGACCGGCATGCCACCGTCGAACTGTCAGTGAACTATCCCGGTGGAAACAGTCATATCCGGCACACCTTTGAATTCAGTGATAATAGCCAGCGTTTCTGGCTCCATGATGAGCGGATAGAAAATGAAGGGGCACACCAGAACAATAATCAAGAATCTTTCTTCTACCGCTTCCAGAATGGAAACCCTGTCATAAGCACCACCTTCAAGGGTGAGCGGAAGCTCGCGCCGGACAAGGTGAATTTCCAGGAGTCGATTCTTGCACAGCGCCGCGACCCGGAGCTGTATCCTGAAATCACTTACCTGGCCGATGTCTATGAAAAGTTTCGTATTTACCGTGAATGGGTTTTCGGACGGAACATGGTGTTCCGTGAAGCTCAAAAGGCGGATATGCGCAACGACAGGCTGGAAGAGGATTTCTCCAACCTGGGACTTTTTCTGAGCCGTCTGCGCAAGACGCCTAAGACAAAAAAAGCAATATTGGAGGGGCTGAGGGATCTCTATGAGGGGCTGACTGACTTTGACGTGGTCGTGGAGGGCGGCAGTGTCCAGGTATTCTTCACAGAAGGGGATTTCTCCATTCCCGCAACGCGGCTTTCAGACGGCACTCTGCGGTACCTCTGCCTGCTCGCGATTCTCTGCGATCCCAAGCCTCCCCCGCTGATTTGCATTGAGGAGCCTGAACTGGGCCTCCATCCTGACATCCTCCCAAAGCTCGCAGACCTGCTGGTGGAAGCGTCGCAGCGAACACAGCTCATCATCACCACCCATTCAGATATTCTTGTGGACGCCATGTCGGAACGGCCGGAAGTCGTGGTGGTGTGCGAAAAGCACGATGGTCAGACCGAGATGCGCCGCCTTGAGGGCGACAAGCTGGCCAAATGGCTGGAAAAATACCGGCTCGGCCAGCTGTGGACCAAGGGACAGATCGGAGGGACCCGCTGGTGA
- a CDS encoding DUF4276 family protein: MSAHIYLEGGGDSKELHTRCREGFRRLIENCGFRGRMPRLIACGSRDSAFEDFKRAHGAGASDEYIALWIDSEEPMEDINRAWEHLHNVTTVSKWEKPDGAEDNQVLFMTTCMETWIIADRATLKEHYDKSLLESALPPLDNLEQRSRHEVQEDLAHATWNCSNSYKKGRRSFDLLGKLTPAVLEHHLPSFVRVRRILADRL, from the coding sequence GTGAGCGCGCACATCTACCTGGAAGGCGGGGGTGACTCGAAGGAACTGCATACGCGCTGCCGTGAGGGCTTCCGCCGGCTCATTGAAAATTGCGGCTTCAGAGGAAGAATGCCTCGCCTGATTGCCTGTGGAAGCCGGGACAGCGCATTCGAAGATTTCAAAAGAGCCCATGGAGCAGGTGCCTCCGACGAATATATAGCACTCTGGATTGACAGCGAAGAGCCCATGGAAGACATCAATCGAGCCTGGGAGCATCTCCATAATGTTACTACCGTCAGCAAATGGGAAAAACCAGATGGGGCTGAGGATAATCAGGTACTATTCATGACGACCTGCATGGAAACCTGGATTATTGCCGACCGCGCCACACTGAAGGAGCATTATGACAAGAGCCTGCTGGAATCAGCACTGCCGCCCTTGGATAATTTAGAACAGCGATCCCGCCACGAAGTTCAGGAAGACCTGGCGCATGCGACATGGAACTGCTCCAACTCTTATAAAAAGGGCAGGCGGTCCTTCGATCTTCTCGGCAAGCTCACGCCCGCCGTTCTGGAACACCACCTGCCAAGCTTCGTCCGTGTCCGCCGGATTCTGGCGGACAGGCTGTAG